From a single Populus trichocarpa isolate Nisqually-1 chromosome 17, P.trichocarpa_v4.1, whole genome shotgun sequence genomic region:
- the LOC18106550 gene encoding uncharacterized protein LOC18106550: MFNSTVSPTTISPVPFQKLQNFSLSQAQTPRVQIISALFLCGYLQGANAASSTVSVRNISKTEDAVNFHIYYGQTFKVIKNVVDGKSYLLIQNNSRMATRTKYCTSRIESFVIPLSNYSADTYSFPVSFLELLGLLGSMKGITSDSMASECALKLYETGEIEMMNRSEPQQFSEFGAHFISVTDQPQACNFANFVPLVEDYPLQRAEWIKFLGVFVNLETRANKVYDAIKENYLCLTKVAASKNGSFKPIVAWMQYDSGIWSFTKETCKLKYVEDAGGENIDNSINKITYNTSNPDDSEELHAILCTVDVVIDETYTPDPAGYNQSSFLQNIGVDDNSCFAFIANQSLWRYDKRVQNLTTLDWNDGAVSQPQLVLADLIEVLFPDGNYSTTYFRNIAKGEGVVSIDANMCERDISTPLEPTILSC; encoded by the exons ATGTTCAACTCTACTGTCTCCCCCACAACCATTAGCCCCGTGCCATTCCAAAAGCTGCAAAACTTCTCTCTCTCACAGGCACAGACACCTAG gGTCCAAATTATCTCTGCGTTGTTCCTTTGTGGATATCTTCAAGGTGCAAATGCAGCAAGCTCCACAGTCAGTGTAAGGAACATATCAAAGACAGAGGATGCTGTGAACTTCCATATATATTATGGACAGACCTTCAAAGTCATCAAGAATGTTGTTGATGGCAAGAGCTACCTTCTCATTCag AATAATTCAAGGATGGcaacaagaacaaaatattgCACCTCAAGGATCGAATCATTTGTCATCCCTTTGTCAAATTATTCAGCTGATACCTACTCCTTTCCAG TGTCCTTCTTGGAG cTGCTAGGCTTACTAGGGAGTATGAAGGGCATTACATCAGATTCCATGGCTTCTGAATGTGCATTAAAGTTGTATGAAACAGGAGAAATAGAGATGATGAACAGGAGTGAGCCTCAACAATTCTCAGAATTTGGTGCTCATTTTATCAGTGTAACAGACCAACCACAAGCATGCAATTTTGCCAACTTTGTTCCTTTAGTAGAGGATTACCCTCTCCAG AGAGCAGAGTGGATAAAGTTCTTGGGAGTTTTTGTAAACCTTGAGACAAGAGCCAACAAAGTATATGATGCA ATAAAAGAGAATTACCTGTGCCTGACTAAGGTTGCAGCGAGCAAAAATGGTTCCTTTAAACCCATTGTAGCTTGGATGCAGTATGATAGT GGCATATGGTCTTTTACAAAGGAAACATGCAAGTTGAAG TATGTGGAGGATGCAGGTGGAGAAAATATTGACAACTCTATCAATAAGATCACTTACAACACCTCAAATCCTGATGACTCTGAAGAATTACATGCAATTCTCTGT ACTGTGGATGTAGTGATTGATGAAACGTATACTCCTGACCCTGCCGGCTACAATCAGTCAAGTTTCCTTCAAAACATAGGTGTTGATGACAAttcttgttttgcttttatAGCAAATCAAAGCTTGTGGAGATACGATAAAAGAGTCCAAAACTTGACCACTCTTG ACTGGAATGATGGAGCAGTGTCCCAACCTCAATTGGTTTTGGCAGATCTCATTGAAGTTTTGTTCCCTGATGGAAATTATTCAACAACATACTTTAGGAACATTGCAAAG GGAGAAGGGGTTGTAAGCATTGATGCCAATATGTGTGAAAGAGATATCTCCACTCCCTTGGAGCCCACGATACTTTCTTGCTGA
- the LOC18106549 gene encoding NAC domain-containing protein 86: MAPVLPPGFRFHPTDEELVAYYLKRKINGHKIELEIIPEVDLYKCEPWDLPGKSLLPSKDLEWYFFSPRDRKYPNGSRTNRATKAGYWKATGKDRKVNSQMRAVGMKKTLVYYRGRAPHGARTGWVMHEYRLDERECETNSGLQDAYALCRVSKKTTTIPKIGEHYVSTSYRMPCEHSSSVELYSDHGRSEEFESSNYPMHKNLDTCSTSYRAIGSPLDISESRNGKWAPSMDGFGMSPSQFPSHSTIPYPPSKVNMALECASLQHRFTLPPLEVEDFPQVGLADIKVMQRPFMPESTSTHQTDILQEIRSVAHASQELINQSSFQDTWGGNYATTDHDFTFMDGKNVQHNMLSDMMMNSIRCAEKYWIDPNTSSRSIEISNLDETFKTERMVENLRWVGMSNNDLEKSFMEETKIVPIENISSFRSREEHEVRGENVHVDDCMGFNDSEDFSLGFINDEPNDDNFIDECNVDDLTSSVPSFEVVEDIKVNHGLFVSTRQATETFFHQLVPSQTVKIYLNPAVVTSNFSIEKADSTKSYGKETTISTAKEYFVGSKSSVQYPWRNLARNVVCLIVIILMHCSYLGENVENGKLMDGFMGSGRVGDEGCCPSKNIKPMMKPAGKLLKWDDNKKEKDLLVTIRGGGESKFGVFLKKLGLFLTISFALCTILVNHSMAP; this comes from the exons ATGGCTCCTGTTTTGCCTCCCGGTTTTCGTTTCCACCCTACCGACGAAGAACTTGTTGCTTACTACCTCAAAAGAAAGATCAATGGACATAAGATTGAATTAGAGATCATCCCTGAAGTTGATCTCTACAAGTGTGAGCCATGGGATTTACCAG GAAAATCATTGTTACCTAGCAAAGATCTAGAGTGGTACTTCTTTAGTCCTCGAGACCGCAAGTATCCGAATGGATCAAGGACTAATCGAGCTACTAAAGCTGGGTACTGGAAGGCCACAGGCAAGGATAGAAAAGTGAACTCCCAAATGCGTGCTGTAGGCATGAAGAAAACCCTAGTTTACTACAGAGGTAGAGCCCCCCATGGAGCTCGAACAGGTTGGGTTATGCACGAATATCGCCTGGACGAACGCGAATGCGAAACTAATTCTGGCTTGCAG GATGCATATGCGCTTTGTCGTGTGTCGAAAAAGACGACAACCATCCCAAAGATTGGAGAGCATTATGTGTCTACTTCATACAGAATGCCTTGTGAACATTCTTCTAGCGTTGAGCTATATTCTGATCATGGAAGATCCGAAGAATTTGAGAGCTCAAATTATCCTATGCATAAAAATTTAGATACTTGTTCAACCAGCTATCGTGCCATTGGATCCCCTCTTGACATCAGTGAATCAAGGAATGGAAAATGGGCACCATCCATGGATGGATTTGGCATGTCACCTTCACAATTTCCAAGTCATTCAACAATTCCTTACCCACCATCAAAG GTTAATATGGCACTAGAATGTGCAAGTTTGCAACATAGATTCACATTGCCTCCATTGGAAGTAGAGGATTTCCCTCAAGTTGGACTTGCCGACATAAAAGTGATGCAACGACCTTTCATGCCAGAAAGCACAAGCACCCATCAGACTGATATTTTGCAAGAAATTCGTTCAGTAGCTCATGCATCCCAAGAATTGATAAATCAGTCTAGTTTCCAAGACACATGGGGTGGAAACTACGCCACTACCGATCATGATTTCACTTTCATGGATGGGAAGAATGTTCAACATAATATGTTGAGTGACATGATGATGAACTCCATTAGATGTGCAGAAAAATATTGGATTGACCCCAATACAAGCAGCAGGTCTATAGAGATTAGTAACCTAGATGAAACTTTCAAGACAGAGAGGATGGTAGAAAACTTGAGATGGGTTGGAATGTCAAACAATGACCTGGAGAAG AGTTTTATGGAGGAAACCAAGATTGTGCCAATAGAAAACATTTCAAGTTTCAGAAGTAGGGAAGAGCATGAAGTCCGAG GAGAAAATGTACATGTTGATGACTGCATGGGATTCAATGACAGTGAGGATTTTTCACTTGGATTCATCAATGATGAGCCTAATGATGATAACTTCATAGATGAGTGTAATGTGGATGATTTGACTAGTTCAGTACCGAGCTTTGAGGTTGTGGAGGATATCAAAGTTAATCATGGACTTTTCGTTTCAACTCGCCAAGCAACTGAGACATTTTTCCACCAATTAGTCCCTTCACAGACTGTTAAGATCTACCTGAATCCAGCAGTGGTGACCAGTAACTTCTCCATAGAGAAAGCAGACAGTACAAAAAGTTATGGCAAAGAAACAACAATCAGTACTGCAAAGGAATACTTCGTTGGAAGCAAATCATCAGTTCAATATCCTTGGAGGAACTTAGCTAGAAATGTTGTTTGTTTGATTGTCATTATCTTGATGCATTGTTCCTACCTAGGAGAAAATGTGGAAAATGGGAAATTAATGGATGGCTTCATGGGAAGTGGACGTGTAGGAGATGAAGGTTGTTGCCCTAGCAAAAATATCAAGCCAATGATGAAGCCTGCAGGAAAACTACTCAAGTGGGATGAcaataagaaggaaaaagatTTGCTGGTTACCATAAGAGGTGGTGGAGAGAGTAAATTTGGTGTGTTTCTGAAGAAGCTAGGGCTATTTCTAACCATTTCTTTTGCTCTTTGTACCATATTGGTAAACCATTCCATGGCCCCTTGA
- the LOC18106551 gene encoding ALA-interacting subunit 3 codes for MIGEATSSSGGGKDDSPAAVSAKKNKKPNYSRFTQQELPACKPILTPGWVITSFIVVGVVFIPIGLASLYASEHVVEIVERYDKDCIPPDYRNNSLHYIQTSEINKTCTMTINVPKHMKSPVFIYYELDNFYQNHRRYVKSRSDKQLRSKASEGVTETCKPEAVTSNGQPIVPCGLVAWSLFNDTYRFSVKKEVLDVSKKNIAWKSDQEHKFGSDVYPKNFQSGSLIGGGKLDSSIPLSEQVDLIVWMRTAALPNFRKLYGKIEKDLQANTTITVTIENNYNTYSFGGKKKLVLSTTSWIGGKNSFLGRAYIAIGGLCLFLAVCFVFVYVFKPRPLGDPSYLSWNRNPSGQMN; via the exons atGATAGGGGAAGCCACAAGCTCTAGCGGTGGAGGCAAGGATGATTCTCCTGCTGCTGTTTCTGccaaaaagaacaagaaaccCAACT ATTCTAGATTCACACAGCAAGAGCTTCCTGCTTGTAAACCTATTTTAACGCCGGGATGG gtCATTACATCATTCATTGTTGTTGGAGTTGTGTTTATCCCTATAGGCCTTGCTTCCTTGTATGCATCAGAACAT GTGGTGGAAATTGTGGAGCGATATGACAAAGATTGTATTCCCCCTGATTATAGAAATAACAGCCTACATTATATCCAAACCAGCGAAATTAACAAGACTTGTACAATGACCATTAAT GTTCCAAAGCACATGAAAAGTCCTGTTTTCATCTATTACGAGCTTGATAACTTTTACCAGAACCACCGTCG ATATGTAAAAAGTCGAAGTGATAAACAGTTACGAAGCAAGGCCAGTGAAGGTGTCACAGAAACCTGCAAACCGGAAGCTGTCACATCAAATGGGCAACCAATTGTTCCTTGTGGCCTTGTTGCATGGAGTTTGTTCAATGATACATACAGGTTTTCGGTAAAAAAAGAGGTTTTAGATGTCAGCAAAAAGAATATTGCTTGGAAAAGTGACCAGGAGCATAAATTTGGTTCCGATGTCTATCCTAAAAATTTCCAGAGTGGAAGCTTGATTGGAGGTGGAAAACTTGATTCAAGCATACCT TTGAGTGAACAAGTAGATCTTATTGTATGGATGCGTACTGCAGCGCTGCCAAACTTCAGAAAACTTTATGGAAAGATAGAGAAGGACCTTCAAGCTAACACTACAATTACGGTTACCATTGAGAATAATTATAACACTTACAGTTTTGGAGGCAAAAAGAAGCTGGTTCTTTCAACCACGAGTTGGATAGGTGGAAAAAATAGTTTCCTGGGCAGAGCTTATATCGCTATTGGAGGCTTGTGCTTGTTCTTGGCAGTATGCTTTGTATTTGTATATGTGTTCAAGCCAAG GCCCCTTGGTGATCCATCCTACTTATCTTGGAACAGGAATCCATCAGGACAAATGAATTAA
- the LOC18106548 gene encoding PH, RCC1 and FYVE domains-containing protein 1 isoform X2, whose translation MQNVEDLLVSYIPNVEPQNLKKNGSDTAYSEFQKNTCHRVIGLNHGSPRTEKKDILKDVLIWGEGVEVGNIGCVDNQFGYHNTKQVDALLPKLLESTVMLDVTNISLGRKHAALITKRGEVFCWGEGSRGKLGHKVDMDVSSPKMVESLDGVHVKSVACGEYQTCALTDSGELYAWGENKYGANLGCEERSRSQWLPRRISGPLTGVCILNVACGDWHTAIVSSSGQLFTYGDGSFGVLGHGNLLSVSQPKEVESLKGLLVKSVACGSWHTAAIVDIIVDRFKFNGVGGKLFTWGDGDKGRLGHADLEKKLLPTCVAQLVELDFDQVSCGRMLTVALTNTGKVYTMGSSVHGQLGNPHAKDKSIVIVEGKLKEEFVKEISSGSYHVAALTSSGSLYTWGKGTNGQLGLGNVEDRNFPTLVEALRDMQVQSIACGSNLTAAICLHKSISVSDQSACKGCRMPFGFTRKKHNCYNCGLLFCRACSSKKVMNASLAPNKSKPSRVCDSCFYSMQNITHPGGVSKLENLGSKKLLSQQKKALSDEKEERGRATPPGHRLQLMSQPSLEIRPGERKTPRNQGEKQQHLETAFSISAGLPQWGQVSCPAIFESCYIKNSELPLESKSSISSSLNLEEELSDSKKMLIEEVKRLRAQARSLEMQCQTGSQKIEECQLTIEKTWFLAREEAAKRKAANEIIKALALRLHAMSDKVSVRKEAKDGVDSYQPQTRPDYTDTPTLSGGCAVFPSTHLPLEVRFPKDSKIDSLSNSPIVFSNTLKSMDGRELCHEDSRPEEDLHDTTTDPRRNGTKASKHEWVEQYEPGVYITFTILPSGLKGLKRVRFSRKRFAEKEAERWWEENQAIVYQKYGIEGYNKSNQNLTKS comes from the exons ATGCAAAATGTGGAGGATTTGTTAGTTTCGTACATACCAAATGTTGAACCACAAAATCTCAAGAAGAATGGATCTGACACTGCTTACTCAGAGTTCCAAAAGAATACATGTCATAGAGTTATTGGTTTGAATCATGGATCTCCACGAACAGAGAAAAAAGACATCCTAAAGGATGTTCTAATCTGGGGAGAAGGAGTAGAAGTAGGAAATATAGGGTGTGTGGACAACCAGTTTGGTTACCACAATACAAAGCAAGTGGATGCTTTATTGCCAAAATTGTTGGAATCTACCGTGATGTTAGACGTAACAAATATATCTTTAGGAAGGAAACATGCTGCCTTAATCACCAAACGAGGGGAAGTTTTCTGCTGGGGTGAAGGAAGTCGCGGGAAGCTTGGGCATAAAGTTGACATGGATGTGAGCTCTCCAAAAATGGTTGAATCCTTAGATGGTGTCCATGTGAAATCTGTTGCTTGTGGTGAATATCAAACTTGTGCTTTGACAGATTCTGGTGAACTGTATGCATGGGGTGAGAATAAATATGGTGCAAATTTGGGGTGCGAGGAGAGAAGTAGAAGCCAGTGGTTACCACGTCGAATTTCAGGTCCTTTGACTGGTGTCTGTATACTGAATGTTGCTTGTGGGGACTGGCATACAGCGATTGTGTCCTCATCAGGGCAGTTATTTACATATGGGGATGGATCTTTTGGGGTTCTTGGTCATGGGAATCTTCTAAGTGTTTCTCAACCCAAAGAAGTTGAATCTCTTAAAGGTTTGTTGGTAAAATCCGTTGCATGTGGATCATGGCACACTGCTGCTATTGTGGACATCATTGTTGACCGGTTCAAGTTTAATGGTGTTGGTGGGAAATTATTTACGTGGGGAGATGGTGATAAAGGGAGGCTGGGGCATGCTGACCTGGAGAAAAAGCTTCTACCAACATGTGTCGCACAGCTTGTGGAACTTGATTTTGATCAAGTTTCTTGTGGAAGAATGCTGACCGTTGCACTTACCAATACAGGGAAGGTCTATACAATGGGAAGCTCAGTGCATGGACAGTTGGGGAATCCACACGCCAAGGATAAATCGATTGTAATTGTTGAAGGAAAGCTTAAAGAGGAGTTTGTTAAGGAGATATCGTCAGGGTCATACCATGTTGCTGCATTGACATCGAGTGGAAGTTTATATACATGGGGGAAGGGGACAAATGGACAATTAGGATTAGGCAATGTAGAAGATAGAAACTTTCCAACTTTGGTTGAGGCCCTGAGAGATATGCAGGTTCAAAGCATAGCTTGTGGGTCAAATTTAACTGCTGCAATCTGCTTGCACAAATCTATCTCTGTTAGTGATCAATCAGCTTGTAAGGGCTGTAGAATGCCCTTTGGTTTCACAAGGAAGAAGCATAACTGTTATAATTGTGGTCTTCTGTTCTGCCGAGCATGTAGTAGCAAGAAGGTCATGAATGCATCTTTGGCACCTAACAAAAGCAAGCCTTCTAGAGTCTGTGATTCATGTTTTTACAGTATGCAGAATATCACACATCCAGGTGGAGTGTCAAAACTAGAAAATCTTGGTTCCAAGAAGCTGCTGTCCCAACAGAAGAAGGCCTTATCagatgaaaaggaagaaaggggCAGAGCAACCCCTCCAGGGCATCGTTTACAGTTAATGAGCCAGCCATCTCTGGAAATCCGACCTGGTGAAAGGAAGACCCCGAGAAACCAAGGGGAAAAGCAGCAACATTTAGAAACTGCCTTTTCTATTTCAGCTGGATTGCCACAATGGGGACAAGTGTCATGTCCTGCTATATTTGAATCATGCTACATAAAGAATTCTGAACTTCCTCTGGAATCAAAATCTTCCATTTCCAGTTCCTTGAATCTAGAAGAAGAATTGAGTGATTCAAAAAAGATGCTAATTGAAGAAGTTAAGAGGCTAAGAGCACAG gcTAGGAGCCTCGAGATGCAATGTCAAACTGGAAGCCAGAAGATTGAAGAATGTCAACTAACTATAGAGAAAACTTGGTTCCTGGCCAGGGAGGAAGCAGCTAAGCGTAAAGCAGCAAATGAGATAATAAAAGCTTTGGCATTAAGG CTTCATGCAATGTCAGATAAAGTCTCAGTTAGGAAAGAAGCAAAAGATGGAGTGGATTCGTATCAGCCTCAGACTAGACCTGACTATACTGATACCCCTACACTTTCTGGTGGATGTGCTGTGTTTCCATCAACTCATTTGCCTCTCGAAGTTAGATTTCCAAAAGACAGCAAGATAGACAGCTTATCTAACTCTCCTATTGTGTTTTCCAATACGTTAAAGTCCATGGATGGAAGAGAGTTGTGCCATGAAGATAGCAGACCAGAGGAAGATTTACATGACACGACGACTGATCCTCGACGAAATGGAACTAAAGCGTCGAAGCATGAATGGGTCGAACAATATGAACCTGGTGTATATATAACATTTACAATTTTGCCGAGTGGACTGAAGGGTCTGAAGCGAGTCAGGTTTAG CCGTAAACGTTTCGCAGAGAAAGAAGCAGAGCGATGGTGGGAGGAGAATCAAGCTATTGTATACCAGAAATACGGCATTGAAGGATAcaataaatcaaaccaaaatctGACAAAGAGCTAA